GATGTCCGCGCACTCGGCGGACAAAGCGAACCGAGACTTCCAGGCGCAGCCTCCGCCTGAATCCGAAGCGGCCTTCCACTGTCCCTGCGCTTTACGACCCACATCACACATCTCCCTTCGTTCTCCGAGGAACACCAATGGTCCGGAGAATCGGCCGTTTGCCCAACCGCCGATCGTCGGCTATGTTGCGCCCCTCCATCGAGGCGAGACACCTCAAACACGTCCACATTTCAGGGCGCTTGTGACCCTCGCCACTTTCGTAGGGGCCGCCAATCTCCGCCCCTCACCCACCGAAGGGGAAGAAATCCCGCCCCGGCGTGACACCCCAAAGGTCACGAATTGGTAACGGCGGGTGCCGCTTGTCGCGTGTTTTTCCACAGCCCCAACTCTGGACCGATCTACCTGTGGACAAATTTCGCCGACCGCCGGAACAAATAGGCATCAATGCGCCTACATATGTCCATAGGGGTGCGGAGTTGCGGAGCGGATTGGGAAGGCGAGGCCAGCGCGTGGCTGTATGACCGGCCAGGGACCCAGCGCAGCGGAGCTGTTCAGAGTTTCTTTACTGGATCAAGGCGGCCCGCCTACGGCGGGCCGCGCGCGCTGGCGGCCGGGGGCCGCCGCCGCTCCTGTCTGCCGCCCCGCTCCGGCGGCCCCCACCCGCTCAGCGCGCAGCAACGCCAAGGCGGACAGCCTGAGCAGGAAGCAACCCGACCAGTCCGAGCACCAGGACCAGACCGACAACGACCAAGCGAGGCCCTGCCGTCCGACCAGTCCGCGCTTCGCAGCCGCTGGACTTCACGGCCGCAGGCAAGCCCATGTGTCAGGCATCCGCGTCGACAACGCCCAGACCGGTACGAGGGCGAGGGCCGTGACGAGTGGAGGAAGCGTGGCTGAGGCCGGCGGGGGGGTGCTGGAAACACACGTGACGGGTGCTCGTTCGGCGCACCCGCCATCGTGGCTGACTTTCGGTGGCTCAGGTCAGAACCCCTCTCCAATTCGACAACGGGGAGCCGGGGTTGCGGCAGCGCCCGAATACGAGCACGCCGACCGCCCCGGTACCATCGGCACCGGGGTCCTGATCAGGGCTTCCGCGACCGGACCACCCGGAATGCTGTCCAGGCTGAGGGGTGGTCCGGTCTTTGTGTGGTTGGTCTTGGCTGCGGGATGCGCGCCGTCGGGGAGCGCCGGCGCTTCGGGATCAGCTCAGGGCTTTGCCGACCTCATAGATCGTGGGCCTGTCTTCGGGGGCATGGCTGAGCATGGCCTCGATCACCTCGCCCAGTTCGCCGGGCGCCTTCACAGGCCGACGTTTGCCATCTGCCACGGCTTTCCGCTGCACGGGGCGCGGTGCGTCGTCCGGGTACTCGACCGCCCGCCAGCCTGTGGCTGAGATGAGCAGTGACGCGCCGAGCGCGTAGATGTCGGCTTCCTGCGTGGGCTCTGCTTCTCCGGTCGCGAGCACACTGCGCGCGATCTCCGGCGCCTCGTAGTGGACGAGGCAGCCGCGGAACGGGAAGTCGTACCCCTCGGGGATGCGTCCACCGTGTGCAAGGGCCAGGTCGATGAGGTGCGTCCGTTCCGGGCCGATGATGAAGTGCGCGGGCTGGACGTCACCGTGAGCCCAGCCCTTGGCGTGCAGTTCGGCCAGCGCTTCTACGCAGCCCAGGGCCACGCTGGTGTGCGGTTCGATGTGCGAGTCCGGCGTACGGCAGGGCTCCCACAGCTGGTAGAGGTCCGGCCCCTCGCGCCACGGCTGGAAGTTCCAGGTGCCGCCCTCCCACTCGCCGTACGCGAAGTCATGGACCCCAAGGCGGTACAGCACGGCGCCTTCACGTGCGGGTGCGAGCGCCGTCCACGGCTGGGCAGGCCAGTCAGCCGTTGCCTCGATGGGATAGCCGACCTTCACGGCGTAGTGGCCCCGATGGCTCTCGACCTCCCAGACCATGGAGCCTCGGCGATTGAGGACCAGGCGCTGAGTGGTGGGCGTGAGCGCACCGAGCACGACGATCGGCAGTTCAGGGGGTGTCCCGGACAACGTCTGTTCTCCTTCCGGACAGCGCGGCCGACCCCGCATCGAAGCCGGCCGCGCCGCTGGGTTCGTGTCGCTACGCCTGACCGTACGGACGGCCACAGTCCGAGTCGCACTGCGCGAGGTTCGTGCCGTCCACGGTCCACAGGTCGTCGAAGACCATGAACCCGGCCGCCTTCATCGCGTGTGCGGAGGCGGCGACCTTCTCCGGGTCACGCGCCCCTCCGCCCGGCTTGGGGTTGTGGTGGAGGAAGCGGCCGGCGAACCGCTCGCACAGGTCGGCGTACTCCTTCGTGTGCAGGATGAGCGCGTGCAGGCCGAGGTCCACGTCGTCCGACGGGACCATGGGGACGGTGGCGGTCGCGGCGGTGACCACGAAGGCCACCGCCTGGTCCGCGATACTCTCGGCGCGCTCGCGGGGCTGTCCGTTGTGGGTGACCACGAAGTGGGTGAGGCTGTCGAACAGCTCCTCACCAGCCACCACGCGACCGGTCCTCTGGTCGTTGGCCGTTGCTGTCATGCGAAGACTCCTTGAGTGTCGCTGTGCTCTGGCACTTGCGCCCGCATCGGTCGCCGCGGCGTGGACCACGGACCACCGGAGGGCTTGGAAGGCCGCCCCGAACGGGGAAAGGGGGGAGCCGGGGAACTGGCATCCCGTTCGGGGCGGCCGGTCTACTGGTTGATACCGAGGGCCATGCCGATCACCAGGCCACAGGACCCACTGATCATGATGATGAAGAGAACCCCCGCGAACCGGCCGATGGCGCGCATCACAGGCCGTCCCGGCTGTTGCCGTTCTTGATGGCCAGGCGGGCGGTCAGTTCCTCCCGCGCCGTGAGCGCCACCACGTTGTCCGGCAGGGCGTCCCACTCGACGCCGCCGCCCACGGGCCTTATCTGCACCCGAGCGCCGACCTCACCCATGACGACGCCGATTCGTCCACTGGCAGTGTCTTTGGCCAGTTCGCCGATGCCTGGTCTGGTCTGCTGGTTGCTCGCCATGGAAGGAGCATCGCGATCCGAGGGGGGCGCTCATAAGGTCAGGTTGATTACCCAACTTGGGTAACATCGCTGCAAGTAGAGACCCAGCGACGTTGCGTAGCCCTCGCAGTGGGGAGCTTGCCCAATGCCCGACGCCGAACGGCCGCAGGAGCTGCCCGCAAGGCTGCTCACCGATCCCGAAATGATCGACGCGTGTCGGGTGCGGGATTTCTCCCGAGTCTTCCGTCTGGTGAAGACGCGGGCGGGCATCTACCCGTCGATGATCGCCCGGCGATGCGACCTGACCCCCAGCCGGGTGGGCGAAGTGATCGCGGGGCGAAGGCAGTTGCTGCACATGGACGTGGTGGAGCGCATCTCGGACGGCTTGCGCATCCCAGGGCACATGCTTGGTCTTGCCCGGCGCCCTTGGGAGACTCCCCAAGCCCTCATCGCCACTGAGCGGGAGGCGCCGCAGTTGCCGGAGCCGGAGCAGCAGACAGCACCTTCTCTGCCGGGGCCCGACGTGGACAGCATCCTCGCGCTCACATCCCGTACGAGCCTCAACCCGGGAACACTCGAAGCCTTCCGCTCCTCCATCGAGGACTACTGGCGTCGGGACGACCAGCACGGCGGCGAAGCCTTGCGGCCAGCCATCGTCGGGCAACTCCGCTACGTGGTCGGACTCCTCAACGAGAACCGTCAGCCATCCATCCGGAACCACCTGTACGGAATCGCCGCCGAGCTGGCGCGCCTGACCGGCTGGACCTATTTCGACGCCCGCCAGTACAACCAGGCCCGTGCGTACTTCACCGAGGCCCTGAAACTGGCGAAGGAGATCGATGACCGGCAGTTCATGGCCAACGTGCTTGCCTGCATGAGCTTGCAGGCCACCTACCAGGACAAGCCCGTCGACTCCCTGGCCCTCGTGACCGGTGCCCAGGACCAGGCCCGTTCATCCCAGGTGACGACGCCGCGCGTTCTCTCGATGCTGTCCATGCGCGAAGCCTTCGCCCATGCCACTCTCGGAGACCGAGAGGCCACACATCGGGCGATCGGTGAGGCTCACCGGCATTTCGAAGAGATCGATGCGAGCGACCCGGACCCGTCGTGGGTGACTTACTTCGATGAGCCGAAGCTCATCGTGGACACCGGCATTGCTCACGGCCGACTGGGCGAGGCAGCGACCGCTGAACCACTGATCGCAGACGCGCTGCGGCGAGAAGACCACACCAAGCAGCGCGGCCGGGCGTTTCATACCTTCTGGCTCGCTCGCACGCAGTTGGACCAGGGGAAGCTCGACCAGGCGTGTCACACGGCCACGCAGGCCCTCGCGCCCGCGTCAGCGGTCGCCTCGGAGCGGGTTACTGGCCATCTGCGGGAGTTTTACGACCAGTTGGCCCCACACAGGAAGGAGCCCGTAGCCCTGGCCTTTGAGGCGAGGCTACGGGAACTCCTCCCACCGGTCAGCGGATCCCTTCATCCATGAGCAGGTACAGCAGGCCCACAAGGGAACCGCTGCTGACGACCTCACGGCGGTCGATCATGCCACGCACCTCTGAGAGCGGGATCCACTCGATTCGGTCGGACTCGTTCTTCTCGGTTGGAGGCCCGTCGTAGGTCGCCCCGTTCACGCGGAAGACGTGGTGCTGGGAGTCGGTAATTCCGTTGGCCGGCTCGGCGTAGATCAGGGGCTTGATGGGACCAGGCCGCCATCCCGTCTCTTCCAGCACCTCACGAGCCGCTGCTTCCTCCGGGGTCTCGCCCTCCTCCACCAGGCCCATGGGCAGTTCCCAGGCCCAGGAGTTCGTGATGAAGCGGTGGCGCCACATCATCAGGACCTCTTGACGGTCGTTGACCACGGCGGCCACGGCCAGGTGCCGAAGGCGAACGACGTGGTACTCCCACCTGCGCCCATCCGGCTGTTGGACATCAACCAGACACAGGTTCACCCAGGGGTTCGTGTAGATCTGACGCTCACCGTGGGTCTTCCACTCCATACCTGCGGCCCCTCTCGCGATCGGTCTCCAGGATCTCAGACCGACGGAGCGACGAACACAGGAAGAGGTCTTTTCGCGTCAGTCTGACGAGATAGGCTTACAGTACTGCTTTGGGTGCCGCAGGTGGCTCCGCGTGCCTGATCGGCCGGACGAAGATCGGAAACGGAGCCAGTGGACCCCGTGTGGACCATGAGCCCCGCGTGCGGCCGGAGCCCGGTACGCTGTACCCGCTCCGCCCCAGGTGGGCGCGAGCGAGGTGGGTTGCCCGAGCGGCCTAAGGGAACGGTCTTGAAAACCGTCGTGGCGCGAGTCACCGTGGGTTCAAATCCCACACCCACCGCGGTTGTTGGGAAGGGGCGCCTCCGAGGGAGGCGCCCCTTCCGCGTGCCCGGACGTCTTTCCGGCCGTCACGGCCGGTGCCCCGTCATCCGGGCCGCCGAGGCGATCGTCGCGCGGGCCTCGCGTTCCGTGAGGCCGGTGTTGAGGGCCGCCTCGGTCAGGGGGTCGGCCAGGGCGGGGCCGATGCCGTTCTCGTAGGCGCGGCAGGCCGCCCAGAAGAGGCGGGTGTTGCGCTGACCCTCGTGCGCGGAGAGAACGAACTGGACCAGGCCGCGGCCGTGGTCGCCGGGGACCGGCGGGGCCGGTTGCGGGGGCCGTGAGGGTGGCGCCAGCAGGCGCAGCAGGGACGGCGGGCAGGGGGCGGGGGCCAGGTGTGCGGTGCCGGGGGCGGTCGTGTACACGCCGTGGTCGGTGCGGGAACCGGGGCCGACGAGGTAGCCGCCGGCGCCGCGGATGTCGATGCCGGCGGCGAGGCGGCCGGCGGAGTTCGGTACGACGACGTCCGGCGGGCCGGTGAGCCACAGGTGACGGCCGCCGCTGGGCGTGCGGACGACGACCGTCTCCGGGATCGTGAACAGGTGGCGCAGGGCCAGTTCGCGCAGCGCGGTCGAGGAGTCGGTGCCGGACTTGGTGTCCAGGTCGACGCCGATCAGATGGTACGGCGGCAGCCCGCAGGCGATGCCGTAGCCGGTGGCCCAGGGCGCGGCGGCGAACAGCTCGCGGATACGGACCGGGTCGGTCGAGGCGTCGTACACGCCGTGGCCGAAGTGGCCGCACTCGCCGTGGCAGCGCGGTCCGGCCGGGTCGGGGTCGTCGCGGTGGGGGGAGCGCAGGGCCGGGAGTTTCGTCCGGGACAGGGGGATGACGGCCAGGCCGCGTTCGGCGGCTGACAGGGCGTGTGCGAGGGCCAGCGTCGTGGCCTGCCGGTCGGTGGTGGCCATGGCTCTATGTTCGTACGCGTGTTCGAAAAAGGGAAGGGCGGCTGGCCGCGACGCGCCGGGCGCCGGGAAATTGGCCGGATGTGCGACGGAACGATTCATCCCTTGTACCGCTTGAGGAGTGAAAGCTGTCTCTGGTCTGCCTTGAGGGGATGCAGAGACGAAAGGTGATGATTGTGGTTTATCGACTTGTCATCACGCTTGCGTGCGAAACGAGGGTTCCGGGTGGATCGCCGGGGATTCGGTGGGCAAGTCTGATCTCGCGACGTCGTCCATGACAGTCAGAGCGGTCGGCCAACTGCCCTGGCACAAGCCCTACTTCACGTACTTCCGGCCCTAGGGCCGCCGAGTGCTTGGTTCTGGAGGAAACAACATGGCACGTATCCGTACCGCCCGCGTTCTCGCCGCCGTCGCCGCGCTTCCGCTCGCAGCCGCCCTCTTCAGCGGCGTCGCGGCCGCCGGCAACGGGGCCTTCGCGGACAACGGATCGAGCGCCAACGCTGGTGTGTCGAGCATCATCGGCAGCGGTGTCGGCCACGACAACAACGGCAACTCTTCCACCACGCAGCAGAACGCGGTCGGCTCCGGTGCCTCGAACAAGAGCAACGCCGCCCAGGTCAGCGGTTCCGCGTCCACGGCAATCCAGCAGGGCAACGAGGACACGGCCATCCACTTCACCGACCTGTGGTGACCTTCGGGCGAGGTCCCTCGCGGTAAGGGTCCTCGGGGGGTGCTTCGGGGTCGTAACACCTCTGCGCGGCGGCACTTCGGTGCCGCCGCGCAGACGCGTTTCCGGTGCCCGGCGCAGGGGGCGGACCCCGTACGCCGGGGCCGACCTTGACAGCCACCACTATCTGACGGACAGTCAGAAACTGCCCCTGTCAGGTACACGAGGCCGGGAGGGCTCCGCGGTGCACCTTGCCCACACGCAGCGGCAGCGGCAGCGGCGCCTGCGCGCGGCTGCGCTCGCCGCCGCTCCTTCACCCGATCCGGTGAATCCGCGGCGCCGGATCGAGGGGCCGTCAGTGCGGCTCCGGGCGGTCGGGGCGCGTGCCCGACTGGCTGCAAAACGCCTGATCAGATGGCGTTTGGTGATGAACGTGGGGGTCGGTCGGCCAGCCGCCGGCGAGGCGGGCGGCCGGAGATGCGCGGGAACGGAATCGGGTGTCGCGACGTATCGCATGTGTCGGGGGATCGCCGGCGAGGCGGTCCTGGTCCGCTCCGGCAGCTCGGGGGTCGTCGGGGACGACGGGCCGGAGCGGCCGAGCAGGGCGGCGCGGATCAACACATACGGGGGCGGGGTGAGCGAGGTGCAGCGGGAGATCGTCGCGACGATGCGGCTCGGGATGACGAGGGGGCAGCGGTGAGCACGGAGGGTGTGCGACCGACGGGAGCGGATTCCGACGCACTCGGCGCGCGGCTCAAGGCGTACGAGGGGCGGCCGGCCGCAGTAGGCGGGGTGGGCAAGGACCCGGTGAACGCGCCGATGATCCGGCACTGGTGCGAGGCCATGGGCGACACCAATCCGGCCTACTCCGGCCCGGACGCCATCGCCCCGCCCACCATGCTCCAGGCCTGGACGATGGGCGGCCTGTCCGGACACGAGGGCCGCACGGGTGCGTACGACGAACTGCTGGGCCTGCTCGACGAGTCGGGCTGTACGTCCGTCGTCGCCACCGACTGCGAGCAGGAGTATCTACGGCCGCTGCGCCCGGGGGACCGGGTCACGTTCGACTCGGTGATCGAGTCGGTCTCCGGCCGCAAGACGACGAAGCTGGGCACCGGGTATTTCGTCACCACGCGTACGGACGTCCGGGCCGACGGCGGCCTCGTGGGCAGGCACCGCTTCCGCATCCTCAAGTACGCCCCGGCCCGCCGGAAACCCCCGGCCCCGCGCCCCCGCCCGGTGGTCAACCGGGACAACTCCGGCTTCTGGCAGGGCGTCGCCGAGCACCGGCTCCTCATCCAGCGCTGCACGGACTGCGGCACCCTGCGCCACCCCTGGCTGCCGGGCTGCAACGCGTGCGGCTGCCTGGACTGGGACACGGTCGAGGCGAGCGGTGCCGGGACGGTCCACTCGTACGTGGTGATGCATCACCCGCCCTTCCCGGCCTTCGACCCTCCGTACGCGGTCGGTCTCATAGAACTCACCGAGGGCGTGCGGATGGTGAGCAACGTGACCGGCGTGCCCTACGACAAGGTGCGCATCGGGCTGCCGGTCCGGGTGGAGTTCCGGACCTACGAGGAAGCGGAGGGCGCGCTGGTCCTGCCGGTCTTCCGGGTCGTCGAAGGCGAGGGCGAGGGCGAGGGCGAGGGCGAGGGCTGACGTGGGCTTCAGGTCCACGAAGTGGTCGAGGAACTGGGGGAGTTGATCACGAGTGGGGAGTGGGACATGACGACGGCGTCGACGGCGCTGAGGGTGGGAGACGAACTGCTTCCGCTGGAGATCCCGGTCACGCGGACGCTGATCGTGGCGGGGGCGATCGCGTCGCGGGACTACCAGGACGTGCACCACGACGCCGAGTTGGCCCGGCAGAAGGGCTCGCCGGACGTCTTCAT
Above is a genomic segment from Streptomyces fodineus containing:
- a CDS encoding protein kinase, with the protein product MSGTPPELPIVVLGALTPTTQRLVLNRRGSMVWEVESHRGHYAVKVGYPIEATADWPAQPWTALAPAREGAVLYRLGVHDFAYGEWEGGTWNFQPWREGPDLYQLWEPCRTPDSHIEPHTSVALGCVEALAELHAKGWAHGDVQPAHFIIGPERTHLIDLALAHGGRIPEGYDFPFRGCLVHYEAPEIARSVLATGEAEPTQEADIYALGASLLISATGWRAVEYPDDAPRPVQRKAVADGKRRPVKAPGELGEVIEAMLSHAPEDRPTIYEVGKALS
- a CDS encoding acyl-CoA dehydrogenase family protein; the protein is MRLRAVGARARLAAKRLIRWRLVMNVGVGRPAAGEAGGRRCAGTESGVATYRMCRGIAGEAVLVRSGSSGVVGDDGPERPSRAARINTYGGGVSEVQREIVATMRLGMTRGQR
- a CDS encoding bifunctional DNA primase/polymerase, coding for MATTDRQATTLALAHALSAAERGLAVIPLSRTKLPALRSPHRDDPDPAGPRCHGECGHFGHGVYDASTDPVRIRELFAAAPWATGYGIACGLPPYHLIGVDLDTKSGTDSSTALRELALRHLFTIPETVVVRTPSGGRHLWLTGPPDVVVPNSAGRLAAGIDIRGAGGYLVGPGSRTDHGVYTTAPGTAHLAPAPCPPSLLRLLAPPSRPPQPAPPVPGDHGRGLVQFVLSAHEGQRNTRLFWAACRAYENGIGPALADPLTEAALNTGLTEREARATIASAARMTGHRP
- a CDS encoding tetratricopeptide repeat protein; this encodes MPDAERPQELPARLLTDPEMIDACRVRDFSRVFRLVKTRAGIYPSMIARRCDLTPSRVGEVIAGRRQLLHMDVVERISDGLRIPGHMLGLARRPWETPQALIATEREAPQLPEPEQQTAPSLPGPDVDSILALTSRTSLNPGTLEAFRSSIEDYWRRDDQHGGEALRPAIVGQLRYVVGLLNENRQPSIRNHLYGIAAELARLTGWTYFDARQYNQARAYFTEALKLAKEIDDRQFMANVLACMSLQATYQDKPVDSLALVTGAQDQARSSQVTTPRVLSMLSMREAFAHATLGDREATHRAIGEAHRHFEEIDASDPDPSWVTYFDEPKLIVDTGIAHGRLGEAATAEPLIADALRREDHTKQRGRAFHTFWLARTQLDQGKLDQACHTATQALAPASAVASERVTGHLREFYDQLAPHRKEPVALAFEARLRELLPPVSGSLHP
- a CDS encoding NUDIX hydrolase → MEWKTHGERQIYTNPWVNLCLVDVQQPDGRRWEYHVVRLRHLAVAAVVNDRQEVLMMWRHRFITNSWAWELPMGLVEEGETPEEAAAREVLEETGWRPGPIKPLIYAEPANGITDSQHHVFRVNGATYDGPPTEKNESDRIEWIPLSEVRGMIDRREVVSSGSLVGLLYLLMDEGIR
- a CDS encoding bifunctional MaoC family dehydratase N-terminal/OB-fold nucleic acid binding domain-containing protein, yielding MSTEGVRPTGADSDALGARLKAYEGRPAAVGGVGKDPVNAPMIRHWCEAMGDTNPAYSGPDAIAPPTMLQAWTMGGLSGHEGRTGAYDELLGLLDESGCTSVVATDCEQEYLRPLRPGDRVTFDSVIESVSGRKTTKLGTGYFVTTRTDVRADGGLVGRHRFRILKYAPARRKPPAPRPRPVVNRDNSGFWQGVAEHRLLIQRCTDCGTLRHPWLPGCNACGCLDWDTVEASGAGTVHSYVVMHHPPFPAFDPPYAVGLIELTEGVRMVSNVTGVPYDKVRIGLPVRVEFRTYEEAEGALVLPVFRVVEGEGEGEGEGEG